The following is a genomic window from Nguyenibacter vanlangensis.
CCGCCACCCTCGCCAGGCGGTCGGCGAACGGCGCCATCCCTTCGACCGGTTTCAGCGGATTCCCCGGCGAAACCATCAGCCAAACCTGGTCCAGACGCAAATGCCGCAGCGCCCGCCGTGCCAGGCGCAGATGGCCCTCATGCACCGGATTGAACGAGCCGCCCAACAGGCCGATCCGGGCCCGTCGCCCGTCGCCCCACGCGGGAATCGACACCATTGTCAGGGCCGCTGCTGCCCCGTGCCGATGACCTCGTAGCGATAGGTCGTCAACTGCTCCAGGCCGACGGGTCCGCGGGCATGTAGGCGCCCGGTGGCGATACCGATCTCGGCCCCGAACCCGAACTCGCCCCCGTCACAGAACTGGGTCGACGCATTCCACATCACCACGGCACTATCGGTACCGTTCAGGAACCGGGCCGCCGCCTCGGCATCATCGGTCACGATGGCTTCGGTGTGCGCGCTGCCATGGCGGACGATATGCGCCAGGGCGTCGTCTACCCCGTCCACTACCGCGATCGACAGCACGGCATCCAGCCATTCGGTGGCGAAATCGGCGACGCTCGCCGCCGGCAGGCCGGGCACGATCGCCCGCGCGCGGGCGTCAGCCCGGAAGGCACAGCCCCGTGCAGCCAGATCGGCGACGATGACGGGCAAGAGCGACGGCGCCACTGTCGCGTCAATCAGCAGCGTCTCCGTCGCCCCGCAGATTCCGGTGCGCCGCATCTTGGCATTCACCACCAATCCCCGTGCCATATCCGGATCGGCCGCCGCGTGGACATAGGTGTGGCAAAGCCCCTCGGCATGCGACAGGACCGGTACCCGCGCCTCGCGCTGCACGCGCTCGACCAGAGACTTGCCGCCACGCGGGATGATCAGGTCGATCTGCCCGGATGCGGCCAGCATGTCGGCCACATGGCGCCGATCGGCATCCGGTGCGATCTGCACCGATGCCTCGGGCAACTCCGCCGCCCGTAGGCCGGCCACCATCGCCGCGTGAATCGCCCGCGCGCTGTGCAAACTCTCGGATCCACCGCGCAGGACGACCGCATTGCCCGATTTGATGCACAGGCCCGCCGCGTCCGCGCCGACATTCGGCCGGCTTTCATAGATCATGCCGATCACCCCGACCGGCATCGCGATACGGCGGAAACGCAACCCGTTGGGCCGCGTCCATTCCGCCAGCACCCGCCCGACCGGATCGGGCAGCACCGCTACGTCCTCCAGCCCGACCGCCATCGCCTCGATTCGTGCCGGCGTCAGGGTCAGCCGGTCGCGAAATGCCGCCGTCGTGGTGGAATGCGCCAGGTCGCGCGCATTCGCCGCCAGGATCTCGTCCTGCCGCTCGCGCAAGGCCCGTGCCGCATGGCGCAGTGCGGCGTTGCGCGCATCGGTGGTACTGCGCGCCAGCGCCCGCGCCGCGTCACGTGCCCGCGCGGCCAGGCCCGGCATGGCCGGGACCCACTGGTCCTGCTGGTCCATGACGGGCGTGACTGCGTTCATGATCGGGCTCCCTGCTCCGCGCGGCCGATCCGGCCGCGATCCGACGCGCATTGTCGAACCTTGCACGCCAGGACGCAAGCCGGATCACGACCGACCGGCAGGCTCTCAGACATTGAAGCGGAAGAGGAGGACATCGCCATCCTGCACGACATAGTCGCGCCCTTCGATCCGCAGCTTGCCCGCTTCCTTCGCCCCAGCCTCGCCGTGATATTGAACATAGTCGGCATAGGCTATGGTCTCGCAGGCAATGAAGCCGCGCTCGAAGTCATTATGGATCACGGCGGCGGCCTGCGGCGCACGGGTGCCGGCGGTGATCGTCCAGGCACGGGTTTCCTTCGGCCCGACGGTAAAATAGGTCCGCAGCCCCAGCAGACGGTACCCCGCCGCGATCACCCGATCCAGACCACTATCGGCCAGGCCCAGCCCTTCCAGGAACTCCTTGCGGTCCTCGGGGCCCAACTGGCTGACTTCGGCCTCGATCGCGGCAGAAACCACCACGGCCGCGGCGCCCTCGGCTTCGGCGCGGGCCTGGACGCGCTCGGACCAGGCATTGCCGGTCGCAGCCGAGGCTTCCTCGACGTTGCAGACATACAGAACGGGCTTGGTGGTCATCAACTGCAGCCGGCGCACCGCCTCTTCCTGCCCGGCGGGGATCGCCTGGCGGGCGGGACGCCCCTCGCGCAGCACCGCGATCAGCGGCTCCATCAGCGCCACCTGCGCCGCGGCCTCGCGATCATTGCCCTTGGCCTTCTTTTGCAGGGCGACGATCCGCTTTTCCAGCGAATCCAGGTCGGCCAGCATCAGTTCGGTCTCGATAATCTCAGCGTCGCGAATCGGGTCGATCCCACCCTCGACATGGGTGATGTCGTCATCCTCGAAACAGCGCAGCACGTGGATGATCGCATCGACCTCGCGGATATTCGCCAGGAACTGGTTGCCCAGTCCCTCGCCGCGCGATGCGCCTCGCACCAGACCGGCTATATCAACGAATTCCAGGCTGGTCGGCAGGATCTTCTGCGACTTGCCGATGGCGGCCAGCGCCTCCAGGCGCGGATCGGGGACGGCGACCCGCCCCACGTTCGGCTCGATGGTGCAGAACGGATAATTCGCCGCCTGGGCCGTGGCCGTCGCGGTCAGAGCGTTGAACAGGGTCGACTTGCCGACATTCGGCAGACCCACAATGCCGCAATTGAACCCCATCAGCCATTCTCCCCGGTCAGCAACGCCAGTTTAGTCATGAACAGTTCCGGCTGCCCGTCCGCCAGGATGGGCGCCGCATCGGACATGGCGTCGAGCATCCGCTCCAGCCAGTCCTGATCGCTTTTCGAAAAGTCGCCCAGCACATGCCCTGTCACGCGCTCCTTCGCGCCGGGATGGCCGATACCGATGCGAACCCGCCAGTAGTCCGGACTGCCCAGCATCCGATCCATCGAACGCAGACCGTTATGCCCCGCCGCCCCACCGCCGCGCTTCACCCGCACCCGTCCGGGCGGCAGGTCCAGCTCGTCATGGAAAGCGGTGATGGCTTCGACTGGAATCTTGTAGAACGCGGCGGCCTGCTGAACGCTTTCACCCGAAAGGTTCATGTAGGTCATGGGCTTGAGCAGCAGCATCCTGTGCGCGCCCACCCGCCCTTCGGCCACCTCGCCACGGAAACGCTTCCGCCATGGCGCAAAGCCATGGCGGGACGCGATCCGATCGACGGCCATGAAACCGACATTGTGCCGGTGCCGGCTCATTCCCGGCTCAGGATTTCCGAGCCCGGTCCAGAGCAGCATGCCGTATTCCCTGTCCTAAAGCGTGCCGTGGCGGGACCGGCCGATCACGGCACGCTCCATGTTGCTGCTTTACAGAGCATCCTCACGTGATGAGGCGTTTCCACCTTCATCACGATCTGCTCCACGGCCGTCCGGCCGGCGATTATTTCTTCGCCGGGGTCGCCGCCGCGGCGGCCGGTTCCGCCGCCTCGTCGACGCTCGGCGCCGCGATGGTCGCGATCACGAAGTTCGGGATCTGCAGGACCGGCGTGGCGTTCTCGGTACCCTGCAGGTCGTCCCAGCGCACGTTGCCGTGGATGTCCAGTTGCGACAGGTCCACCGTGAAGGACGACGGAATATTCGCCGGATCGACGCTGACATCCACCGTGTGGCGGACGATGTTCAGCACGCCGCCGCGCTTGATGCCGGGGGCCTTGTCTTCGCCGGTGAAGACGATCTGCACTTCGACATGCACTCGCTCGCCGGCCGCCAGGCGCTGGAAGTCCACATGGATCGGCTGATCGCTGACCGGATGGAGCTGGATCTCGCGCATCAGCGCATGAGTCGACGTGCCATCGACGGTGACGTCGTATACACGCGAACGCCAGCCGGCCTTGTGCATCTCGCGCATCACCAGGCGGGGGTCGAGCGCGATCAGAACGGCTTCCTGCTTCGCACCATAAATGACGGCCGGGACCTGACCGTCACGCCTCGTCGCACGCGCTGCCCCCTTACCAGCCTTCGCGCGCGAAGAAGCCTCGAGTTTCGTGAATTGGGTCACTTTACGCTCCTGAAAACCAAGCGCGCAGGCCTCCAGGGGTGCCTGCGCGAGCGCGGCGTGTAACGGAAAATGCGCGCCGACGCAAATCTTTCAGGCACGCGCCCAGCCGCAACGCGGGCTCAGCCCAGCTTGTCCAGACCCCACGGGGCCTTGCCGGTCGCATCGGACGGTGTCACCCACAGCGGCGTGGCGTTAGGCAGGCGCACATTGGCCGGCAGGTTCATCGCCGCGCGCAGGGCACGGAACATCGCGCCATGGCAGACGATTAGCACGGGGCCCTCGCCGTCCAGCGCACGGTTCACCGCCGCCACGGCCCGGGCGCGCAGCGCGGCGAAGGGCTCGGCACCTTTCGGCGTGTACGCGCCGGCGATCCAGCTATCGTACCAGTCGCCCATCGGCTGGCCTTCCTGCTCGCCGAAACAGACTTCCTGCAGCCCCTCATCGACCACAACCGACAGCGGAGCCGCACTCGATGTGGCCATCGCTTGGGCGACGATCTCGGCCGTGCGTAGCGCGCGAACCAGCGGCGACGATACGATGCGCGCCACCTTGGCGTAACGCGCCTCCTCACGCGCCAGCAGAGCACCCGCGTCCTCGGCCTGGGCGACGCCGCGCGCGTTCAAAGGAATGTCCGACCGCCCCTGCGAGAGCCCAGCGGCGTTCCAATCCGTCTCGCCGTGGCGCAGATACCAGTACGGACGGGCGATCAGCTCGGTCATTCGGGGGCAGCTCCTCTCGGTTCGCTCCTCCCCGATAGGTCCATGCCTGGCCCGGGTCAATCCGTAGGAAAGCGCCGCCTCAGTCGAACAGCGACGAGACCGAACTTTCGTCCGATACCGCGCGCATGGCGCGCGACAGCAGGTTGGCCGTGCTGATCTGACGGATGTTCCCCGCACTTGCGACGGCTTCCGTCGCGGCGATGCTGTCGGTCAGGGTCAGCATCCGGATGGGCGAATCTGCGATGCGCCGCACCGCGCCGCCGGTCAGCACGCCATGGGTGACATAGGCCTCGACTGCGGCGGCGCCCTCTTTCATCAGCGCGGAGGCGGCATTGCACAACGAGCCGCCGCTATCGACGATATCGTCGATCATGACGCAATAGCGGCCCCGCACGTCGCCGATCACGTTCATGACCTCGGACACACCCGCGCGCTCGCGCCGCTTGTCGATGATCGCCAGGTCCACATTCAGCCGCTGCGCCAATTGCCGCGCACGGACCACGCCGCCCACGTCGGGCGATACGACCATCAGGTTCTGGAACCCGCCCGGGATTTCCAGCGGCGGCGCGATATAAGGCAGTGATCCCTGGTCGATGCGCCCCTTGATGTCACGGGTGAACAGCGGCGCCGCGTAGAGATTATCCACCGGAATGTCGAAGAAGCCCTGGATCTGCATCGCATGCAGATCCATGGTCAGGATCCGGTTCGCTCCGGCCTCGACCAGCAGGTTGGCCACCAGCTTGGCGCTGATCGGGGTACGCGGGCCGGATTTGCGATCCTGCCGGGCATAGCCGAAATAGGGCATCACCGCCGTGACACGCCGGGCCGACCCGCGGCGCAGCGCATCCAGCATGATCAGCAGTTCCATCAGATTGTCGTTGGTCGGCGAGCATGTGCTCTGAATCACGAACACGTCCTCGCCCCGGACATTCTCGTGGATCTCGACGAAGACCTCCATATCCGCGAAGCGGCGCACGGATACGTTGCACAGCGGCATGCGCAACTCGGCAGCAACCTTCTCGGCGAGAGGCAGGTTGCTGTTGCAGGCGACGATCTTCATCTGGCGACGCTCTCCCCCGGGGCGGTCTCATGGGCTGGCGGCGCGGGTATTAGCAATCGCGCCCGCCTCTGTCATCCGTCTGCCGCAACGGTCCTGCGCGCCGAACGTTTCCGCCCGCGCGACAGCGGGCTCATTGTTGCAAATCCGCTACAGGCGTGCCCGAGCCGTTCGCGGCTCCACCGACGGGCATCGGCAGCGGCACGTTGTTCCGCCCCGAATAGCGCGAAACCACCTGCCGCACCCCGCCGGCCGCCTCCTGCGCCGCGACCATGGCTACCTCGCCCCAATGCCCGTCCAGCGCGTGGGCGTCGATATCGTGCAATTGCGTCGCCGCCCCGGCTTCCTTGCCCGCCTGATCCACCACCCGCCAGACCAGTTGCATATGCTGCTGCTTCTGCCCGGATGCGCCCGGCGGCACGTCGGAAACCGATACGGCGCAGGACACGGTGAAATCGGCATCGCGCGGCGAGGCCTGCACGGCGTTCTCGGCATCGCCCAGAGCGCGTATGAA
Proteins encoded in this region:
- a CDS encoding glutamate-5-semialdehyde dehydrogenase produces the protein MDQQDQWVPAMPGLAARARDAARALARSTTDARNAALRHAARALRERQDEILAANARDLAHSTTTAAFRDRLTLTPARIEAMAVGLEDVAVLPDPVGRVLAEWTRPNGLRFRRIAMPVGVIGMIYESRPNVGADAAGLCIKSGNAVVLRGGSESLHSARAIHAAMVAGLRAAELPEASVQIAPDADRRHVADMLAASGQIDLIIPRGGKSLVERVQREARVPVLSHAEGLCHTYVHAAADPDMARGLVVNAKMRRTGICGATETLLIDATVAPSLLPVIVADLAARGCAFRADARARAIVPGLPAASVADFATEWLDAVLSIAVVDGVDDALAHIVRHGSAHTEAIVTDDAEAAARFLNGTDSAVVMWNASTQFCDGGEFGFGAEIGIATGRLHARGPVGLEQLTTYRYEVIGTGQQRP
- the ychF gene encoding redox-regulated ATPase YchF — translated: MGFNCGIVGLPNVGKSTLFNALTATATAQAANYPFCTIEPNVGRVAVPDPRLEALAAIGKSQKILPTSLEFVDIAGLVRGASRGEGLGNQFLANIREVDAIIHVLRCFEDDDITHVEGGIDPIRDAEIIETELMLADLDSLEKRIVALQKKAKGNDREAAAQVALMEPLIAVLREGRPARQAIPAGQEEAVRRLQLMTTKPVLYVCNVEEASAATGNAWSERVQARAEAEGAAAVVVSAAIEAEVSQLGPEDRKEFLEGLGLADSGLDRVIAAGYRLLGLRTYFTVGPKETRAWTITAGTRAPQAAAVIHNDFERGFIACETIAYADYVQYHGEAGAKEAGKLRIEGRDYVVQDGDVLLFRFNV
- the pth gene encoding aminoacyl-tRNA hydrolase: MLLWTGLGNPEPGMSRHRHNVGFMAVDRIASRHGFAPWRKRFRGEVAEGRVGAHRMLLLKPMTYMNLSGESVQQAAAFYKIPVEAITAFHDELDLPPGRVRVKRGGGAAGHNGLRSMDRMLGSPDYWRVRIGIGHPGAKERVTGHVLGDFSKSDQDWLERMLDAMSDAAPILADGQPELFMTKLALLTGENG
- a CDS encoding 50S ribosomal protein L25/general stress protein Ctc, with the protein product MTQFTKLEASSRAKAGKGAARATRRDGQVPAVIYGAKQEAVLIALDPRLVMREMHKAGWRSRVYDVTVDGTSTHALMREIQLHPVSDQPIHVDFQRLAAGERVHVEVQIVFTGEDKAPGIKRGGVLNIVRHTVDVSVDPANIPSSFTVDLSQLDIHGNVRWDDLQGTENATPVLQIPNFVIATIAAPSVDEAAEPAAAAATPAKK
- a CDS encoding histidine phosphatase family protein gives rise to the protein MTELIARPYWYLRHGETDWNAAGLSQGRSDIPLNARGVAQAEDAGALLAREEARYAKVARIVSSPLVRALRTAEIVAQAMATSSAAPLSVVVDEGLQEVCFGEQEGQPMGDWYDSWIAGAYTPKGAEPFAALRARAVAAVNRALDGEGPVLIVCHGAMFRALRAAMNLPANVRLPNATPLWVTPSDATGKAPWGLDKLG
- a CDS encoding ribose-phosphate pyrophosphokinase; this encodes MKIVACNSNLPLAEKVAAELRMPLCNVSVRRFADMEVFVEIHENVRGEDVFVIQSTCSPTNDNLMELLIMLDALRRGSARRVTAVMPYFGYARQDRKSGPRTPISAKLVANLLVEAGANRILTMDLHAMQIQGFFDIPVDNLYAAPLFTRDIKGRIDQGSLPYIAPPLEIPGGFQNLMVVSPDVGGVVRARQLAQRLNVDLAIIDKRRERAGVSEVMNVIGDVRGRYCVMIDDIVDSGGSLCNAASALMKEGAAAVEAYVTHGVLTGGAVRRIADSPIRMLTLTDSIAATEAVASAGNIRQISTANLLSRAMRAVSDESSVSSLFD